The Arachis duranensis cultivar V14167 chromosome 2, aradu.V14167.gnm2.J7QH, whole genome shotgun sequence genome has a window encoding:
- the LOC107474092 gene encoding DNA repair protein RAD5B: MEEHSVTEGKEGGGAFQKVLTPSKSDDVAFFNGKPVIVAQPLTVVRALTSTRVLAPHNPADSPNQPRGNETTTGNNANEEKPQEQEADSKHVSSEIQEETRFEDDGDSPSEVVMETQIEQQEPEGEGKRSMMSFEEFLKATNTKVASEEEALKPVAESVVVRVKEEPVVADDGDVAILSLNQARNAEVKKKDEERIPGLEDGEFDVPQGWLLMGRKVEIALSMAKGVRRLVDNEIVHFDFPRANSSRKSQSLVRISTKLSGLVGRLPMEWANTVVPLVQSGFVQVRGRCIGVPHSLKMMQEIMLLVSFYIHQSVFTECVENSWSIEACRNRSSTIKPLPQLFKMLEIKPYQKAYFTPDDVSKKRPRNTEVDPGEAVALHMIKQRKLAESGKGIQQIPEQNENEQSLSESALNKLIGASEIYDLEEKDSPRTLKCVLKHYQKQALYWMSEIENGNRADSAESNLNPCWSAYKICEGRMIYVNIFTGEATTTIPRATQMARGGILADSMGLGKTVMTIALILTNTGRVNSENDSLVTGRRRSIYRPNGGTLIICPVALLGQWKDELETHSKEDSLSIFVHYGGGRTTDPELLARHDVVLTTYNVLSGAYKNDGENSIYHGVQWYRVVLDEAHTIKAHKSQGAMAAFALTSHCRWCLTGTPLQNSLEDLFSLLCFLRVEPWCNWAWWNKLIQRPYENNDPTALKLFKAILRTMMLRRTKETKDKHGRPILLLPPVDTHFVECEQSESERDFYEALFTRSKVQFDHYVAQGKVLHNYANILDLLLQLRRCCNHPFLVMCGNSEKYADLSRLARKFLQSSAESLNMCSSQNDPQKQAELNRLASKFLIDTDSTSSSMQSRAYIEEVLELIQKGEVLECPICMEAPDDPVFTPCAHRFCRECLFSHWGTSEGGKCAICRQQLRKSDLIICPSESTFKVDIANNMTESSKISKLLDYLQNIQTSSPGEKSIVFSQWTSFFDLLENPLRRKGIDFLRYDGKLTQKQRENVLSEFNTKEIRVLLMSLKAGGVGLNLTAASNVFIMDPWWNPAVEEQAIMRIHRIGQKRRVVVRRFIVKGTVEDRLQQVQARKERMIAGALTDDDVRTARIQDLKMLFT, from the exons ATGGAGGAACATTCAGTAACtgaaggaaaagaaggaggaggagccTTCCAGAAGGTTCTAACCCCTTCCAAAAGCGACGACGTCGCATTCTTCAACGGCAAGCCTGTCATTGTCGCCCAGCCCCTCACAGTGGTCCGCGCCCTCACTAGCACCCGTGTCCTTGCCCCTCACAACCCTGCCGACTCGCCGAATCAACCCAGAGGAAACGAAACAACCACCGGAAACAACGCAAATGAGGAAAAGCCGCAAGAACAGGAAGCAGATTCGAAACACGTTTCTTCTGAAATACAAGAAGAAACGCGTTTCGAGGACGACGGAGATTCTCCTTCGGAGGTGGTGATGGAAACGCAGATTGAGCAACAAGAGCCCGAAGGCGAAGGTAAACGCTCTATGATGTCGTTTGAGGAGTTTCTAAAGGCTACGAACACGAAAGTTGCGTCGGAAGAGGAGGCTCTGAAACCAGTTGCTGAGAGCGTTGTTGTTCGCGTCAAGGAGGAACCGGTAGTCGCCGACGATGGCGACGTAGCGATTCTGAGTTTGAATCAAGCGCGTAATGCTgaagtgaagaagaaggatgaagAGAGGATTCCAGGACTCGAGGACGGTGAGTTCGATGTGCCGCAAGGGTGGTTGCTTATGGGAAGAAAGGTGGAGATTGCTCTTTCGATGGCGAAGGGAGTGCGGCGATTGGTAGATAATGAGATCGTTCACTTCGATTTCCCTCGAGCTAATTCGTCTCGCAAGTCTCAATCCCTCGTTCGCATCTCAACTAAGCTTTCCGGATTG GTTGGGAGGCTTCCAATGGAGTGGGCGAACACTGTAGTTCCTCTTGTGCAATCTGGGTTTGTTCAGGTTCGAGGGCGATGCATAGGTGTACCGCATAGCCTCAAAATGATGCAAGAAATCATGCTGTTAGTGAG CTTTTATATTCACCAATCTGTATTCACAGAATGTGTTGAAAACTCTTGGAGCATAGAAGCTTGTCGTAACCGTAGCTCTACCATCAAGCCACTTCCTCAACTGTTCAAAATGCTAGAGATTAAACCATATCAGAAG GCCTATTTCACCCCTGATGATGTTTCCAAAAAGCGGCCTCGAAATACCGAG GTTGACCCAGGTGAAGCTGTAGCCTTACATATGATCAAGCAAAGAAAGTTGGCTGAATCAGGAAAGGGTATCCAGCAGATTCCGGAGCAGAATGAGAATGAACAATCTCTTTCAGAGTCGGCTTTGAATAAGCTCATTGGAGCTTCAGAAATCTATGACCTGGAG GAGAAGGATTCGCCACGAACACTGAAGTGTGTTCTAAAGCATTACCAGAAACAAGCTCTCTATTGGATGTCAGAGATAGAAAATGGGAATAGGGCCGATAGTGCTGAGAGTAATCTTAATCCTTGCTGGTCTGCCTACAAAATATGTGAGGG AAGAATGATTTATGTGAATATCTTCACTGGAGAAGCAACAACCACAATTCCAAGAGCTACACAGATGGCAAGAGGAGGG ATTCTAGCAGATTCAATGGGACTTGGAAAGACGGTCATGACAATTGCTCTGATTCTCACTAACACAGGCAGGGTTAACTCAGAAAATGATAGTCTTGTCACTGGTAGGAGGAGAAGCATATATAGGCCTAATGGTGGCACTCTTATTATTTGTCCGGTGGCATTATTAGGTCAATGGAAG GATGAGCTTGAAACACATTCAAAAGAAGACAGTCTCTCCATATTTGTTCATTATGGTGGGGGTAGAACCACTGATCCTGAGTTGCTTGCAAGGCATGATGTTGTCTTAACAACATATAATGTCCTGTCAGGAGCATATAAAAAT GATGGAGAGAATAGTATCTACCACGGGGTCCAGTGGTACAGGGTTGTGCTAGATGAAGCTCATACTATTAAAGCCCATAAAAGCCAGGGTGCTATGGCTGCATTTGCTTTGACCTCACACTGCCGCTGGTGTCTAACTGGAACCCCTCTTCAG AATAGCTTGGAAGACCTATTCAGCCTGTTGTGCTTCTTGCGTGTTGAACCTTGGTGCAACTGGGCATG GTGGAATAAATTGATTCAAAGGCCTTACGAGAACAATGACCCAACAGCCTTGAAATTGTTTAAGGCCATTTTAAGGACAATGATGTTAAGAAGAACTAAGGAAACTAAGGATAAGCACGGGAG GCCCATTCTTCTCCTGCCACCAGTTGATACTCATTTTGTTGAGTGTGAACAGTCAGAATCTGAACGTGATTTCTATGAAGCCCTCTTCACTAGATCTAAG GTTCAATTTGATCATTATGTTGCACAAGGAAAGGTTTTACACAACTATGCAAATATCCTTGACCTGCTATTGCAATTGAGACGGTGTTGTAACCATCCATTTTTGGTTATGTG CGGTAACTCAGAGAAATATGCCGACTTGAGCAGACTTGCAAGAAAATTCTTGCAATCAAGTGCTGAGTCACTTAACATGTGCAGTAGTCAAAATGATCCACAGAAACAAGCAGAGTTGAATAGACTTGCTAGTAAATTCCTTATCGATACTGATTCTACTTCGAGCTCCATGCAATCTCGTGCATACATTGAGGAGGTCTTGGAGCTTATTCAAAAGGGTGAAGTCTTGGAATGCCCTATATGCATGGAGGCACCAGATGATCCTGTGTTTACCCCTTGTGCACATAGGTTCTGTAGAGAATGCCTATTCAGTCACTGGGGGACATCTGAGGGTGGTAAATGTGCAATTTGTCGTCAGCAACTCAGGAAAAGTGATCTCATTATTTGTCCATCTGAAAGCACGTTCAAGGTTGATATTGCAAACAATATGACAGAGTCTTCAAAGATTTCAAAGCTCTTGGATTACTTGCAAAACATTCAGACATCATCCCCTGGCGAAAAAAGTATTGTGTTCAGTCAATGGACATCGTTCTTTGATCTGTTGGAGAATCCACTGAGAAGGAAAGGAATTGATTTTCTGAGATACGATGGCAAATTGACCCAGAAACAGAGGGAGAATGTTCTGAGTGAATTCAATACAAAAGAGATAAGG GTCTTGTTGATGTCATTAAAAGCTGGTGGGGTTGGCTTAAACTTAACTGCAGCCTCAAATGTTTTTATTATG GATCCATGGTGGAATCCAGCAGTTGAGGAACAAGCAATAATGAGAATTCATCGCATTGGACAGAAGCGAAGGGTTGTTGTTAGAAGATTCATTGTCAAG GGCACAGTGGAAGACCGCTTGCAACAAGTGCAGGCCAGAAAAGAGAGAATGATAGCGGGTGCCCTTACTGATGATGATGTTCGGACTGCTAGGATTCAAGATCTCAAAATGCTATTCACatga